The following are encoded together in the Methylorubrum sp. B1-46 genome:
- a CDS encoding protein-glutamate O-methyltransferase CheR: protein MTEADFAFLRDYLKKRSGLSLGAEKRYLVESRLTPVCRRFGINTLSDLVGTLRLSREGPLERAVVEAMTTNETFFFRDRAPFDLFRDVLLPKAIAARGAQRRLRIWSAAASTGQEPYSLAMMIQDAAAQLAGWQIEIVGTDLSTEVLEKARLGLYSHFEVQRGLPVQLLVKHFTQVGEQWRISPALANMVSFRPLNLLSPFEHLGQFDIVYCRNVLIYFDAPTKTDVLERIAKTLTPDGALLLGAAETVIGLTEALVPDSQHRGLYRQSAATGRAATPHRLAAGF from the coding sequence ATGACCGAAGCGGATTTCGCCTTCCTGCGCGACTACCTGAAGAAGCGATCCGGGCTGAGCCTCGGCGCGGAGAAGCGCTATCTGGTGGAGAGCCGGCTCACTCCGGTCTGCCGCCGCTTCGGGATCAACACGCTGAGCGACCTCGTCGGCACCTTGCGCCTGTCGCGGGAGGGCCCGCTGGAGCGGGCGGTGGTCGAGGCGATGACCACCAACGAGACGTTCTTCTTCCGCGACCGGGCGCCGTTCGACCTGTTCCGCGACGTGCTGTTGCCCAAGGCCATCGCCGCCCGCGGCGCCCAGCGCCGGTTGCGGATCTGGTCGGCGGCGGCCTCCACGGGACAGGAGCCGTACTCGCTGGCGATGATGATCCAGGACGCCGCGGCGCAGCTCGCCGGCTGGCAGATCGAGATCGTCGGCACCGACCTCTCGACGGAGGTGCTGGAGAAGGCGCGCCTCGGCCTCTACAGCCATTTCGAGGTGCAGCGCGGCCTCCCCGTCCAGCTTCTCGTGAAGCACTTCACCCAGGTCGGCGAGCAGTGGCGGATCAGCCCGGCGCTGGCCAACATGGTGAGCTTCAGGCCGCTCAACCTGCTGAGCCCGTTCGAGCATCTCGGCCAGTTCGACATCGTCTACTGCCGCAACGTGCTGATCTACTTCGACGCGCCGACCAAGACCGACGTGCTGGAGCGGATCGCCAAGACGCTCACCCCCGACGGTGCGCTTCTGCTGGGGGCGGCCGAGACCGTGATCGGCCTGACCGAGGCCCTCGTGCCGGATTCCCAGCACCGCGGCCTCTACCGCCAGTCCGCGGCCACCGGGCGCGCGGCGACGCCCCACCGCCTCGCGGCGGGGTTCTGA
- a CDS encoding chemotaxis response regulator protein-glutamate methylesterase: MSAIPAVAHASPARSPIKVLVADDSAVVRGLVSRWLSEAGHEVVATAPNGRAAVDALARCNPDVVLLDIEMPELDGIQALPLILAKQPGVQVVMMSTLTQRNADVSLRCLSLGAVDYIPKPESNRGVTTSDGFRNDLLERIRVFGAARARRRPAPTAVEAAASPSAAPAAPPVSRLSGTVTLRPKPRTVAPPRVLLVGSSTGGPRAVGEVLEKIGATTLRRLPVLIVQHMPPVFTAVFAEHLGARIGLPAAEGKADERIQPGRIYVAPGGRHMRLSGSAAETVIRLDDGPPVNFCRPAVDVMFLDAAALYGGATLSVILTGMGSDGTAGARALVEAGGTLLAQDEATSTVWGMPGSVAKAGLCHAVLPLPEIGPALRSAIGERV, translated from the coding sequence ATGTCGGCAATTCCAGCCGTCGCGCACGCTTCCCCGGCGCGTAGCCCGATCAAGGTGCTCGTCGCCGACGATTCGGCGGTGGTGCGCGGGCTCGTTTCCCGCTGGCTCAGCGAGGCCGGTCACGAGGTGGTCGCCACCGCCCCCAACGGCCGCGCTGCCGTCGACGCGCTCGCCCGCTGCAATCCGGACGTGGTGCTCCTCGACATCGAGATGCCGGAACTCGACGGCATCCAGGCCCTGCCCCTCATCCTTGCCAAGCAGCCGGGGGTGCAGGTCGTGATGATGTCGACGCTGACCCAGCGCAACGCCGACGTCTCGCTGCGCTGCCTCTCGCTCGGCGCGGTCGATTACATCCCCAAGCCCGAGAGCAACCGCGGCGTCACCACCTCCGACGGCTTCCGCAACGACCTGCTCGAACGCATCCGGGTGTTCGGTGCCGCCCGTGCCCGGCGCCGGCCGGCCCCGACCGCGGTGGAGGCCGCCGCATCCCCGTCCGCGGCGCCCGCCGCACCGCCGGTCTCGCGCCTCTCCGGCACGGTGACGCTGCGCCCGAAGCCCCGCACCGTGGCCCCGCCCCGCGTCCTTCTGGTCGGTTCCTCCACCGGCGGCCCGCGGGCGGTTGGCGAGGTTCTGGAGAAGATCGGCGCGACGACGCTCCGGCGCCTGCCGGTTCTGATCGTGCAGCACATGCCGCCGGTCTTCACCGCCGTCTTCGCCGAGCATCTCGGCGCGCGGATCGGCCTGCCGGCGGCCGAGGGCAAGGCCGACGAGCGGATCCAGCCCGGCCGCATCTACGTCGCCCCCGGCGGGCGCCACATGCGGCTGTCGGGCTCGGCGGCGGAGACCGTGATCCGCCTCGACGACGGGCCTCCTGTGAACTTCTGCCGCCCGGCGGTGGACGTGATGTTCCTCGACGCCGCCGCCCTCTACGGCGGAGCGACGCTGAGCGTCATCCTCACCGGCATGGGCTCGGACGGCACGGCCGGCGCCCGCGCGCTGGTCGAGGCCGGCGGCACCTTGCTCGCCCAGGACGAGGCGACCAGCACGGTGTGGGGCATGCCCGGCAGCGTCGCCAAGGCCGGCCTGTGTCACGCCGTCCTGCCGCTCCCCGAGATCGGACCGGCCCTGCGCAGCGCGATCGGGGAGCGGGTCTGA
- a CDS encoding PleD family two-component system response regulator: MMTSSANTSTKTSTGDAAKTALIVDDSAVIRKVARRILETLDFTVRDAEDGATALAMCAEAMPTVILLDWNMPNMDGYEVLRHLRKSPLGDRPKVLFCTTENDLGAIARALHAGADEYIMKPFDRDIMIAKLDQVGFAMRSSEAA; this comes from the coding sequence ATGATGACCAGCTCGGCCAACACGTCCACCAAAACGTCGACCGGGGACGCGGCGAAGACGGCCCTGATCGTCGATGACTCGGCGGTGATCCGCAAGGTTGCCCGCCGCATCCTCGAAACCCTCGACTTCACCGTTCGCGACGCGGAGGACGGCGCCACGGCGCTGGCGATGTGCGCGGAGGCGATGCCGACGGTGATCCTGCTCGACTGGAACATGCCGAACATGGACGGCTACGAGGTGCTGCGGCATCTTCGGAAGTCCCCCCTCGGCGACCGGCCGAAGGTGCTGTTCTGCACCACGGAGAACGATCTCGGCGCCATCGCCCGCGCCCTGCACGCGGGCGCCGACGAGTACATCATGAAGCCCTTCGACCGGGACATCATGATCGCCAAGCTCGATCAGGTCGGCTTCGCGATGCGCTCATCCGAGGCCGCCTAA
- a CDS encoding chemotaxis protein CheW: MQAANGNAVPTDTTDYVTVFVGETMFGLTIDRVHDVFVPAGITPVPLAPREIVGLLNLRGRVVTALCLRRRLGIPGRESGAAEMAIGLEQAGETFALIVDGVGEVLKLGADTQEPVPINLDARWRDISLGVHRLDGRLLVILDVDALLAFGDARESKVA; the protein is encoded by the coding sequence ATGCAGGCCGCCAACGGCAACGCCGTTCCCACCGACACCACCGACTACGTGACCGTCTTCGTCGGCGAGACGATGTTCGGGCTCACCATCGACCGGGTGCACGACGTGTTCGTGCCCGCGGGCATCACTCCGGTGCCGCTGGCGCCGCGTGAGATCGTCGGCCTTCTGAACCTGCGCGGACGGGTCGTGACCGCGCTCTGCCTGCGCCGCCGCCTCGGCATTCCGGGGCGCGAGTCCGGTGCGGCCGAGATGGCCATCGGCCTGGAGCAGGCCGGCGAGACCTTCGCCCTCATCGTCGACGGCGTCGGCGAGGTTCTGAAGCTCGGCGCCGACACGCAGGAGCCGGTGCCGATCAACCTCGATGCCCGCTGGCGCGACATCTCGCTCGGCGTCCACCGTCTCGACGGACGCCTCCTCGTCATCCTCGACGTCGATGCGCTGCTCGCCTTCGGCGACGCCCGCGAGTCGAAGGTCGCCTGA
- a CDS encoding hybrid sensor histidine kinase/response regulator, whose amino-acid sequence MDDLLREFLVESAEHLDTVDAELVRFEQDPNNQQILRNIFRLVHTIKGTCGFLGLPRLEALAHAAETLMGRFRDGYPVSGASVTLILATLDRLKAILADLEATGSEPAGADADLIGALEAMASDEAPAAAAPPPPPALPELPPIVERELKPGEVSLEDLERAFMEAPGPDDVPAAPTIEAPEPILEAPEPVFESAHEPEAPAAAPDRPAAPAAEGGEGPIAKVQTIRVNVDTIEHLMTMVSELVLTRNQLLEIARRHEDSGYKVPLQRLSHVTAELQEGVMKTRMQPIGNAWQKLPRVVRDLSAELGKGIDLVMSGAETELDRQVLDVIKDPLTHMVRNSADHGIEATKDRLKAGKPARGSIRLSAYHEGGTITIEIADDGKGLDLAAIRKKAIERSFAPAADIERMTDAQVAKFIFHAGFSTAKAITSVSGRGVGMDVVKTNIETIGGVVDIATELGKGTTFTIKIPLTLAIVSALIVKAGEQRYAVPQIAVLELVRVDPKGENKSANSIERIHGAPVLRLRERLLPIVTLDGLMRGQATVEEGEIVESGFVVVAQVGRQRFGVLVDEVFHTEEIVVKPMSSKLRHIPLFAGNTILGDGAVVLIVDPNGVAKLVGQSAQSGAATETEAEEVEAGDAKATLLVFKGGAGGFKAVPLSLVTRLEEVDASKIEHLGGRPLIQYRGRLMPLVPADPGITIRSEGNQALVVFSDGDRAMGLVVDEIVDIVEERLDIEISADRSDLIGSAVLRGRATDIINIAHFLPLAYDDWARGPRKTVVKAPSLLLVDDSAFFRDMLTPVLKAAGYGVTTASSAEEALGLLKGTAGIDLVVSDLDMPGRSGFDLVAAMRKSGGRLAEMPVVALTGTVAADAIEQARRLAISDLVAKFDRSGLLAALAEIGETSQPADARAAA is encoded by the coding sequence ATGGACGATCTGCTTCGCGAGTTTCTGGTCGAGAGCGCCGAGCATCTGGACACGGTCGATGCGGAGCTTGTCCGTTTCGAGCAAGATCCCAATAATCAGCAGATCCTGCGCAACATCTTCCGGCTCGTCCACACCATCAAGGGGACCTGCGGCTTCCTCGGGCTGCCGCGGCTGGAAGCGCTGGCCCACGCCGCCGAGACCCTGATGGGGCGCTTCCGCGACGGCTATCCCGTCAGCGGCGCCTCGGTCACGCTGATCCTCGCCACCCTCGACCGGCTCAAGGCGATCCTCGCCGATCTCGAAGCCACCGGCTCCGAGCCGGCCGGCGCCGACGCCGACCTGATCGGTGCGCTGGAAGCGATGGCCTCCGACGAGGCGCCCGCCGCCGCCGCGCCGCCGCCCCCGCCGGCCCTGCCCGAATTGCCGCCGATCGTCGAGCGTGAGCTCAAGCCCGGCGAAGTCTCGCTGGAGGATCTGGAGCGCGCCTTCATGGAGGCGCCCGGCCCCGACGACGTCCCCGCCGCGCCGACCATCGAAGCCCCCGAGCCCATCCTCGAAGCCCCCGAACCCGTGTTCGAGAGCGCGCACGAGCCGGAAGCCCCCGCCGCGGCCCCAGACCGTCCCGCCGCGCCCGCCGCCGAAGGCGGCGAGGGGCCGATCGCCAAGGTGCAGACGATCCGCGTGAACGTCGACACCATCGAGCACCTGATGACGATGGTCTCGGAGCTGGTGCTGACCCGCAATCAGCTCCTCGAGATTGCCCGCCGCCACGAGGATTCCGGCTACAAGGTCCCGCTGCAGCGCCTCAGCCACGTCACGGCCGAGCTGCAGGAAGGCGTGATGAAGACGCGCATGCAGCCGATCGGCAATGCGTGGCAGAAGCTGCCCCGCGTCGTGCGCGACCTCTCGGCCGAACTCGGCAAGGGCATCGACCTCGTGATGTCGGGCGCCGAGACCGAGCTCGACCGCCAGGTGCTCGACGTCATCAAGGACCCGCTCACCCACATGGTGCGCAACTCGGCCGACCACGGCATCGAGGCCACCAAGGACCGCCTCAAGGCCGGCAAGCCGGCCCGCGGCTCGATCCGCCTCTCGGCCTATCACGAGGGCGGCACGATCACGATCGAGATCGCCGACGACGGCAAGGGTCTCGACCTGGCCGCGATCCGTAAAAAGGCGATCGAGCGCAGCTTCGCGCCCGCCGCCGACATCGAGCGGATGACCGACGCGCAGGTCGCGAAGTTCATCTTCCACGCCGGCTTCTCCACCGCCAAGGCGATCACCTCGGTCTCGGGCCGCGGCGTCGGCATGGATGTGGTCAAGACCAACATCGAGACCATCGGCGGCGTGGTCGACATCGCCACGGAACTGGGCAAGGGCACCACCTTCACCATCAAGATCCCGCTGACGCTCGCCATCGTCTCGGCGCTGATCGTCAAAGCCGGCGAGCAGCGCTACGCCGTGCCGCAGATCGCGGTGCTCGAACTGGTCCGGGTCGATCCCAAGGGCGAGAACAAGAGCGCCAATTCGATCGAACGCATTCACGGCGCGCCGGTGCTGCGCCTGCGCGAGCGGCTTCTGCCGATCGTCACCCTCGACGGGCTGATGCGCGGTCAGGCGACCGTCGAGGAGGGCGAGATCGTCGAGTCCGGCTTCGTCGTGGTGGCCCAGGTCGGCCGGCAGCGCTTCGGCGTGCTCGTGGACGAGGTCTTCCACACGGAAGAGATCGTGGTGAAGCCGATGTCGTCGAAGCTGCGGCACATCCCGCTGTTCGCCGGCAACACGATCCTCGGCGACGGCGCCGTGGTGCTGATCGTCGATCCCAACGGCGTGGCCAAGCTGGTCGGCCAGAGCGCCCAGTCCGGTGCCGCGACCGAGACCGAAGCCGAGGAGGTCGAGGCCGGCGACGCCAAGGCGACGCTCCTGGTGTTCAAGGGCGGTGCCGGCGGCTTCAAGGCGGTGCCGCTCTCCCTCGTCACCCGCCTCGAGGAGGTCGATGCCTCGAAGATCGAGCATCTCGGCGGGCGCCCGCTGATCCAGTACCGCGGCCGCCTGATGCCGCTGGTGCCGGCCGACCCGGGCATCACGATCCGCTCCGAGGGCAACCAGGCGCTGGTCGTGTTCTCCGACGGCGACCGGGCGATGGGCCTCGTCGTGGACGAGATCGTCGACATCGTCGAGGAGCGCCTTGACATCGAGATCTCGGCCGACCGCTCCGACCTGATCGGCTCGGCGGTGCTGCGGGGTCGGGCCACCGACATCATCAACATCGCCCACTTCCTGCCGCTCGCCTACGACGACTGGGCGCGCGGGCCCCGCAAGACCGTGGTCAAGGCGCCCTCGCTCCTGCTCGTGGACGACTCGGCCTTCTTCCGCGACATGCTCACCCCCGTGCTGAAGGCGGCGGGCTACGGCGTGACCACCGCGTCCTCCGCCGAGGAGGCGCTCGGCCTGCTCAAGGGTACGGCCGGCATCGATCTCGTGGTCAGCGACCTCGACATGCCCGGCCGTAGCGGCTTCGACCTCGTGGCCGCCATGCGCAAGAGCGGCGGGCGGCTGGCTGAGATGCCGGTGGTGGCGCTCACCGGCACGGTGGCCGCCGATGCCATCGAGCAGGCGCGCCGCCTCGCGATCAGCGACCTCGTCGCCAAGTTCGACCGCAGCGGCCTGCTCGCGGCACTCGCCGAGATCGGCGAGACCAGCCAGCCCGCCGACGCCCGCGCCGCCGCCTGA
- the chpT gene encoding histidine phosphotransferase ChpT, producing MSGTTSLTLDALDLSALLCSRVCHDVISPIGAIVNGLEVLEDDDDPSMREFALELIRKSARTASARIQFARIAFGAAGSAGASIDLADAEKVSKAMFADEKTQIAWSAPQALFPKNKVKLLLNLVVIASSAIPRGGLIDVAVTGGGDAPRFVLRAKGSHARIPPHVEALIAGTPEGGSVDAHGILPFYAGLVARAAAMDVRFAIEGDEVTVTATPTEAAVGLPGAPAPSVEDERPSDSAPPDTQLA from the coding sequence ATGAGCGGTACCACGAGCCTCACCCTCGACGCCCTCGACCTCTCGGCCCTGCTGTGCTCGCGCGTGTGCCACGACGTGATCAGTCCGATCGGCGCGATCGTGAACGGCCTCGAAGTGCTGGAGGACGACGACGACCCCTCGATGCGTGAATTCGCGCTCGAACTGATCCGCAAGAGCGCCCGCACCGCCTCGGCCCGGATCCAGTTCGCCCGCATCGCCTTCGGCGCGGCGGGCTCGGCCGGCGCCTCGATCGATCTGGCCGATGCCGAGAAGGTCTCGAAGGCCATGTTCGCCGACGAGAAGACGCAGATCGCCTGGAGCGCGCCGCAGGCCCTGTTCCCGAAGAACAAGGTCAAGCTCCTGCTCAACCTCGTGGTGATCGCCTCGAGCGCGATTCCCCGCGGCGGGCTGATCGACGTGGCGGTGACCGGCGGCGGCGACGCCCCGCGCTTCGTCCTGCGCGCCAAGGGCAGCCATGCCCGCATCCCGCCCCATGTCGAGGCGCTGATCGCCGGCACGCCCGAGGGCGGCAGCGTCGATGCCCACGGCATCCTGCCCTTCTATGCCGGCCTCGTCGCGCGCGCGGCGGCGATGGACGTGCGCTTCGCCATTGAGGGCGACGAGGTGACGGTCACCGCCACGCCCACCGAGGCCGCGGTCGGGCTGCCCGGCGCCCCCGCCCCCAGCGTCGAGGACGAGCGCCCCTCCGACAGCGCCCCGCCGGACACGCAGCTCGCCTAA
- a CDS encoding 3'(2'),5'-bisphosphate nucleotidase CysQ, giving the protein MTAPASIPAASSAAPTVPVPAPMRDAIAEQLAGIACEAGRILRGYQGGDCPHVIKPDGSPASLADTRSEELIVAALARAFPGIPVIAEETTGHARPAPLFFLVDPLDGTRDFLAGNDQYCVNIGLIQGDRPIAAALAAPGLGRVWAAGTTAREAPIREGRPGAFREVHVRAAPAEGLVALVSRLHGDSLTDACLERMPIGERRVTSSALKFCLIAAGEADIYVRCVPTMEWDTAAGDHVLTMAGGRVVGPGGKTITYGHHARYYRNGPFAALASPAYRDGLDLPRESAVSYFDRRRAGEAVSPPDAGPGA; this is encoded by the coding sequence ATGACCGCCCCCGCCTCCATTCCGGCCGCCTCGTCGGCGGCCCCGACGGTTCCCGTTCCGGCCCCGATGCGCGATGCCATCGCGGAGCAGCTTGCCGGGATCGCCTGCGAGGCGGGACGCATCCTGCGGGGCTATCAGGGCGGCGATTGCCCGCACGTCATCAAGCCGGACGGCTCGCCCGCGAGCCTCGCCGACACCCGATCCGAGGAACTGATCGTCGCCGCGCTGGCGCGCGCCTTTCCCGGCATCCCGGTGATTGCCGAGGAGACGACGGGCCATGCGCGGCCCGCACCCCTGTTCTTTCTCGTCGATCCGCTCGACGGAACGCGCGACTTCCTGGCCGGCAACGACCAGTATTGCGTCAATATCGGCCTGATTCAGGGAGACCGCCCGATCGCCGCCGCCCTGGCGGCGCCGGGCCTCGGCCGGGTCTGGGCGGCGGGCACCACCGCCCGCGAGGCGCCGATCCGCGAGGGGCGGCCGGGCGCATTCCGGGAGGTTCACGTGCGCGCGGCGCCCGCCGAGGGACTCGTCGCCCTGGTCAGCCGCCTGCACGGCGACAGCCTCACCGATGCCTGCCTGGAGCGGATGCCCATCGGCGAGCGCCGGGTCACCTCCTCGGCCCTCAAGTTCTGCCTGATCGCGGCGGGCGAGGCGGACATCTACGTGCGGTGCGTTCCCACCATGGAGTGGGACACCGCGGCCGGCGACCATGTGCTGACCATGGCCGGCGGGCGGGTCGTCGGCCCGGGCGGCAAGACAATCACCTACGGTCACCACGCCCGCTACTACCGCAACGGCCCCTTCGCGGCGCTGGCCTCGCCGGCCTACCGCGACGGGCTCGATCTGCCGCGGGAGAGCGCCGTCTCCTATTTCGACCGGCGCCGGGCGGGGGAGGCGGTCTCCCCGCCGGATGCAGGTCCGGGCGCTTAA
- a CDS encoding DUF1134 domain-containing protein, which translates to MPHDPIRTATTRRAALLGLSGGLLAGAFPALAYSDDNVRPDSFRAAEMVENGHRFFGSVSRGLALTVEEATRRWGEPNGYILGQEASGAIVGGLRFGEGTLYTRNAGQRRIYWQGPTLGFDVGGDGARTMMLVYNLPAVRDLYRRFGGVDGSAYFIGGFGMTAVTDGGIVVVPIRSGVGARLGINIGYLKFTGRPTWNPF; encoded by the coding sequence ATGCCGCACGATCCCATCCGCACGGCGACGACCCGCCGCGCCGCCCTGCTGGGGCTCTCCGGTGGCCTGCTGGCCGGTGCCTTCCCGGCGCTCGCCTACAGCGACGACAACGTGCGTCCGGACTCGTTCCGGGCCGCCGAGATGGTCGAGAATGGGCACCGCTTCTTCGGCAGCGTGTCGCGCGGCCTCGCACTGACCGTCGAGGAAGCGACCCGCCGCTGGGGCGAGCCCAACGGCTACATCCTCGGCCAGGAGGCGTCCGGCGCCATCGTCGGCGGGCTGCGCTTCGGCGAGGGCACGCTCTATACCCGCAATGCCGGGCAGCGCCGGATCTACTGGCAGGGGCCGACGCTCGGATTCGATGTCGGCGGCGACGGGGCGCGCACCATGATGCTCGTCTACAACCTGCCGGCCGTGCGCGACCTCTACCGCCGCTTCGGCGGCGTCGACGGCTCGGCCTACTTCATCGGCGGCTTCGGCATGACCGCCGTGACCGATGGCGGCATCGTCGTCGTGCCGATCCGCTCCGGCGTTGGAGCCCGGCTCGGCATCAATATCGGGTACCTGAAATTCACCGGTCGCCCGACCTGGAATCCGTTCTGA
- a CDS encoding 3',5'-cyclic-nucleotide phosphodiesterase, whose amino-acid sequence MALKLTPLVLALTGAAALLAAPAQAQQSKRGNETLKKYCTGDYLSYCGNLDPDDPATDQCFKTNWAKLSENCRRAIDAYTPPKDSQRGNKKS is encoded by the coding sequence ATGGCCTTGAAGCTGACGCCCCTGGTTCTCGCACTGACCGGCGCGGCCGCCCTGCTGGCCGCTCCGGCACAGGCCCAGCAGTCGAAGCGCGGCAACGAGACGCTCAAGAAGTACTGCACCGGCGATTACCTCAGCTATTGCGGCAATCTCGACCCGGACGATCCGGCGACCGATCAGTGCTTCAAGACCAACTGGGCGAAGCTCTCCGAGAATTGCCGCCGGGCGATCGACGCCTACACGCCGCCGAAGGACTCCCAGCGCGGCAACAAGAAGAGCTGA
- the lysA gene encoding diaminopimelate decarboxylase — protein sequence MHHFHYRDGRLHAEDVDLTALADAVGTPFYCYSTATLERHYRVFAEAFSGDDALVCFAMKANSNQAVLSTLARQGAGMDIVSEGELRRALAAGVPGERIVFSGVGKTREEMAAALDANILCFNVESEPELAALSEVAAARGRKAPVSIRVNPDVDALTHAKISTGKSDNKFGIPISRARAVYAGAARLPGLEIVGVDAHIGSQITDLTPFDNAARLLCELARDLLADGHRLHHVDFGGGLGIPYRDDNAPPPDPAALAAILRPHFRPLGLRPVFEIGRMIAGNAGILVTRVIYVKPTEEKTFVIVDGAMNDLIRPTLYEAFHALRPVREPAPDTPRLTADVVGPVCESGDYLALGREMPAVAPGDLIAVMSAGAYGAVQAGTYNSRRLVPEVLVTGDRSAVVRPRPSYDDLIRLDRLPDWLA from the coding sequence ATGCACCACTTCCACTACCGGGACGGGCGTCTCCACGCCGAGGACGTCGACCTGACGGCGCTGGCGGACGCGGTCGGCACGCCGTTCTATTGCTACAGCACCGCCACCTTGGAGCGGCATTACCGCGTCTTCGCCGAGGCCTTTTCCGGCGACGACGCGCTGGTCTGCTTTGCCATGAAGGCGAATTCGAACCAGGCCGTGCTCTCCACCCTCGCGCGCCAGGGCGCGGGCATGGACATCGTCTCCGAAGGCGAACTGCGCCGGGCGCTCGCCGCGGGCGTACCGGGGGAGCGCATCGTCTTCTCCGGCGTCGGCAAGACCCGCGAGGAGATGGCCGCCGCGCTCGATGCGAACATCCTCTGCTTCAACGTCGAGAGCGAGCCCGAGCTCGCCGCCCTGTCCGAGGTCGCCGCCGCGCGGGGGCGCAAGGCACCGGTCTCGATCCGGGTGAACCCGGACGTCGATGCGCTGACGCATGCCAAGATCTCGACCGGCAAGTCCGACAACAAGTTCGGCATCCCGATCTCCCGCGCCCGCGCGGTCTATGCCGGGGCCGCCCGGCTGCCGGGCCTCGAGATCGTCGGCGTCGACGCGCATATCGGCAGCCAGATCACGGATCTCACCCCGTTCGACAACGCCGCGCGCCTGCTCTGCGAACTCGCCCGCGATCTGCTGGCCGACGGGCACCGGCTGCACCACGTTGATTTCGGCGGTGGGCTCGGCATCCCCTATCGGGACGACAACGCCCCTCCGCCCGATCCGGCGGCCCTCGCCGCGATTCTGCGCCCGCATTTCCGGCCGCTCGGCCTGCGTCCAGTCTTCGAGATCGGGCGGATGATCGCGGGCAATGCCGGCATCCTCGTCACCCGCGTGATCTACGTGAAGCCGACGGAGGAGAAGACCTTCGTCATCGTCGACGGGGCGATGAACGATCTGATCCGCCCGACGCTCTACGAGGCGTTCCACGCCCTGCGTCCCGTGCGCGAGCCGGCCCCCGACACGCCCCGGCTGACGGCGGACGTGGTCGGCCCGGTCTGCGAGAGCGGCGACTACCTCGCCCTCGGGCGGGAGATGCCGGCGGTGGCGCCGGGCGACCTGATCGCGGTGATGAGCGCGGGCGCCTACGGTGCGGTCCAGGCCGGCACCTACAACAGCCGCCGCCTCGTACCGGAGGTGCTGGTGACCGGCGACCGGTCCGCGGTCGTGCGCCCACGCCCCAGCTACGACGACCTGATCCGCCTCGACCGTCTGCCCGACTGGCTCGCGTGA
- a CDS encoding alpha/beta hydrolase, whose protein sequence is MKTADCDILILPGYAGSEEDHWQARWAARLKTARIVAQDDWHRPDPEAWRKRVVEAVEAATRPVILIAHSLGVVAAVEAAPRFPAGVVRGALLVAFPDIEAGADLPESVRAFAPVPRDPLPFPSLLVASRTDPHCTYERAEDYAYAWGSALVDAGEAGHINVASGHGPWPEGLMRLAGFLAPL, encoded by the coding sequence ATGAAGACTGCCGATTGCGACATCCTGATCCTTCCCGGCTATGCCGGCTCCGAGGAGGACCACTGGCAAGCGCGCTGGGCGGCGCGGCTCAAGACCGCGCGGATCGTCGCGCAGGACGATTGGCACCGGCCCGATCCCGAGGCGTGGCGCAAGCGTGTCGTCGAGGCCGTCGAGGCGGCGACCCGGCCGGTGATCCTCATCGCCCACAGCCTCGGCGTCGTCGCGGCGGTGGAGGCGGCACCCCGCTTTCCCGCAGGTGTGGTGCGCGGCGCCCTGCTGGTCGCCTTCCCCGACATCGAGGCAGGCGCTGATCTCCCCGAGAGTGTGCGCGCCTTCGCGCCGGTGCCGCGTGATCCGCTGCCCTTTCCCTCGCTGCTGGTGGCGAGCCGCACCGACCCGCACTGCACCTACGAGCGGGCGGAAGACTATGCCTATGCCTGGGGCTCGGCCCTGGTGGATGCGGGCGAGGCCGGCCACATCAACGTCGCGAGCGGACACGGCCCCTGGCCGGAGGGCTTGATGCGGCTGGCCGGCTTCCTCGCGCCGCTTTGA
- a CDS encoding exopolysaccharide production protein YjbE codes for MTLTKTIATATAFAFIAGSALAAPCNTGSTNAKAPGDSTAANSSTGSGADAGSKNLAGGQQPASPGTVGAMNNVGAGQGVGNKPGSDQTSSAKNTAGGDQPAAPGTVGAMNAAGHDQKLGEKKGGDDC; via the coding sequence GTGACGCTCACGAAGACCATCGCTACTGCCACCGCTTTCGCCTTCATCGCCGGTTCCGCGCTCGCCGCCCCGTGCAACACCGGCAGCACCAACGCCAAGGCGCCGGGCGACTCCACGGCTGCCAACAGCAGCACCGGCAGCGGCGCCGATGCGGGTTCGAAGAACCTCGCGGGCGGCCAGCAGCCGGCTTCCCCCGGCACCGTGGGTGCGATGAACAATGTCGGCGCCGGTCAGGGCGTCGGCAACAAGCCGGGCTCGGATCAGACGTCCTCGGCCAAGAACACCGCCGGCGGCGACCAGCCGGCCGCGCCGGGTACGGTCGGCGCGATGAACGCCGCCGGTCACGACCAGAAGCTCGGCGAGAAGAAGGGCGGCGACGACTGCTGA